The following proteins are encoded in a genomic region of Magallana gigas chromosome 1, xbMagGiga1.1, whole genome shotgun sequence:
- the LOC136276701 gene encoding pre-mRNA-splicing factor CWC22 homolog isoform X1, which yields MSYNTDAEESDSSMSSALSSDEIDSDSSSLESDLSSECETVQNQQSHHDSSENRPINRKRKRGRPFGSKKRRAVDVFEESSEDEIPSTKKRKKRQLLAPESIRRLPCCILMCAMTLSVVDIATSRSNFMALSTHEKSQWILNWIHSHSSLSENGQFETTFLIGSITVCLTTWLAVLGISKSTYYNMRKKFQSKI from the exons ATGAGTTACAACACAGATGCAGAGGAATCAGATTCATCGATGAGTTCCGCTCTTTCTTCCG acgaaATCGATTCAGATTCCTCAAGCTTAGAGTCTGATTTGAGCTCAGAATGTG AAACTGTTCAAAATCAACAATCTCACCATGATTCATCAGAAAACAGACCAATAAACAGAAAAC GGAAAAGGGGTCGGCCATTTGGATCTAAAAAAAGAAGAGCTGTTGATGTTTTCGAGGAATCTTCAGAAGATGAAATACcttcaacaaaaaaaagaa AAAAACGTCAGTTGTTAGCCCCAGAGAGCATAAGGAGGCTTCCATGCTGCATTCTCATGTGTGCTATGACCTTATCAGTGGTAGATATTGCCACAAGTAGGTCAAACTTTATGGCCCTTAGCACACATGAAAAAAGTCAATGGATATTAAACTGGATCCATAGTCATTCGTC ATTATCAGAGAATGGACAATTTGAAACGACATTTCTCATCGGTAGCATCACAGTATGCTTAACTACGTGGCTGGCAGTGCTTGGAATCAGCAAAAGCACGTACTataatatgagaaaaaaatttcaaagtaagATTTAA
- the LOC136276701 gene encoding pre-mRNA-splicing factor CWC22 homolog isoform X2 translates to MSYNTDAEESDSSMSSALSSDEIDSDSSSLESDLSSECETVQNQQSHHDSSENRPINRKRKRGRPFGSKKRRAVDVFEESSEDEIPSTKKRKKRQLLAPESIRRLPCCILMCAMTLSVVDIATSRSNFMALSTHEKSQWILNWIHSHSS, encoded by the exons ATGAGTTACAACACAGATGCAGAGGAATCAGATTCATCGATGAGTTCCGCTCTTTCTTCCG acgaaATCGATTCAGATTCCTCAAGCTTAGAGTCTGATTTGAGCTCAGAATGTG AAACTGTTCAAAATCAACAATCTCACCATGATTCATCAGAAAACAGACCAATAAACAGAAAAC GGAAAAGGGGTCGGCCATTTGGATCTAAAAAAAGAAGAGCTGTTGATGTTTTCGAGGAATCTTCAGAAGATGAAATACcttcaacaaaaaaaagaa AAAAACGTCAGTTGTTAGCCCCAGAGAGCATAAGGAGGCTTCCATGCTGCATTCTCATGTGTGCTATGACCTTATCAGTGGTAGATATTGCCACAAGTAGGTCAAACTTTATGGCCCTTAGCACACATGAAAAAAGTCAATGGATATTAAACTGGATCCATAGTCATTCGTCGTGA
- the LOC136273468 gene encoding uncharacterized protein has translation MNLNLTVVYSNLMVSISNDIMCFEGGVVEVSRSGTVKGKMTTESLSAVAWLQDFCNSYAEKLPNESKLNLPPCLTKQYVYGLYLEKATNPVSKSHFYKLWKRELPNVTIPKRSRFSKCDKCTLIKEHLATCREKHQRETLIKMREKHLKQQNDERKKYYKHASKAKDNPEKYLSMIIDAMDQNKTYLPHFLYNGKFLSNMWKLRLNLMGVIVHGIGIYGFFDYFQWSHGSNLTISVLLQCLLMLDKIPDTLYLQMDNCPGQNKNRYILGFLCWLVEIGVFKKIKVSFLMVGHTHEDIDQVFSRFSSLLSRRSALTLTKLITAFERCYTPVPTGIRTDRVYNISEALDLENISGHSKPHAFKIIKEDAKATIFWKKWSTDRIWQKCEGTLLKDNALVFRKLSPCVDDLDMERLERDVRGSYRYFTKNGDKQWWENFFAEGIQCN, from the exons ATGAATTTGAATTTGACGGTagtatattcaaatttaatggtCTCGATATCTAATGACATAATGTGCTTTGAAGGAGGCGTGGTCGAAGTAAGCCGCTCTGGCACTGTAAAAGGGAAAATGACAACGGAGAGCCTATCTGCAGTTGCTTGGCTACAAGATTTCTGCAATAGTTATGCAGAAAAACTCCCAAACGAAAGCAAACTAAATCTCCCCCCCTGTCTCACCAAACAGTACGTCTACGGACTTTATTTGGAAAAAGCCACCAATCCGGTATCAAAATCCCACTTTTATAAGTTGTGGAAAAGGGAGTTGCCTAATGTAACCATTCCAAAG AGAAGTCGTTTCTCAAAGTGCGACAAATGCACACTAATAAAAGAGCACTTGGCCACATGCAGAGAGAAACATCAGAGGGAAACTCTCATCAAAATGAGGGAGAAACACCTAAAAcaacaaaa TGATGAAAGAAAAAAGTATTATAAACACGCCTCAAAAGCCAAGGACAATCCCGAAAAATACCTATCAATGATAATAGATGCCATGGACCAGAACAAAACGTACCTCCCACACTTTCTATACAATGGAAAGTTTTTATCTAACATGTGGAAACTACGTTTAAATCTAATGGGAGTCATTGTTCATGGAATAG GCATCTATGGCTTCTTTGATTATTTCCAATGGTCCCACGGTAGCAACCTCACCATATCTGTTCTGTTGCAATGTCTTCTCATGCTAGACAAAATTCCGGACACATTGTATTTGCAAATGGACAATTGTCCTGGACAGAATAAAAACCG ATATATACTTGGATTCCTCTGTTGGTTGGTGGAGATTGGCGTattcaaaaaaatcaaagtgtCATTCCTCATGGTCGGACACACGCATGAGGATATAGATCAAGTATTCTCCAG ATTTTCTAGCCTCCTTTCCAGGCGGAGTGCTTTGACTCTAACCAAATTAATAACTGCGTTTGAAAGGTGTTACACTCCGGTACCAACAG gAATAAGAACGGACAGAGTATACAATATTTCAGAAGCCTTGGACCTTGAAAATATTTCAGGCCATTCAAAGCCgcatgcttttaaaataattaaggaaGACGCAAAAGCGACGATTTTTTGGAAGAAATGGTCGACCGATCGG ATATGGCAAAAATGTGAAGGAACCCTTCTTAAGGATAATGCATTAGTATTTAGGAAACTTAGTCCATGTGTGGACGATCTTGACATGGAAAGGCTTGAGCGGGACGTGAGGGGCTCGTAcagatattttacaaaaaatgggGACAAACAGTGGTGGGAAAATTTTTTTGCCGAAGGTATTCAGTGTAACTGA